ACCCGGTGAGGGAGTTCCACGGGGTGTGCATGAGCGCGACATCGGCGCGTCCGTCGCGCAGCAGCTCCTCCTGCTCGCAGAGGCCGCACGGGAGTACCTCGATCTCGGCGCTGTCGGGCTCGGCCGCGTAGGCGTCGAGGAGCTTCCGCAGCAGGTCGTGGGACGCGGCGGCCTTCACCGCGAGGACCAGCCGACCTCGGGGGCCGCCAGGACTGTCGGCACCCCCGGCACCCCCGGCGCGCCGGGTGCGGCGGACGGCGGCAGCGGCCGCGTCGAGAGCCGCCCGGCCCTCCCGCAACAGCATCTCCCCGGCACCGGTCAGGCGGACACCACGGCGGTTGCGCTCCAGCAGACTGACCCCCAGGCGTCGTTCGAGCTGCTGGATCGCCCGCGACAGCGGCGGCTGGGCCATGCCGAGGCACTCGGCGGCGCGCCCGAAGTGCAACTCCTCGGCCACAGCGACGAAGTACCTCAACTCGCGGGTCTCCAGGGTGTCCACGGCCGCAGCATACGCGGTGATACCCGTGGGGTATGACAGGGCACCGTAACGGTGTTGGCCGCACCACCCGCCCACGGGCCAACATCATCGGCATGAGCGAAACAAACATCGCGCTGGTGACCGGCGCGAACAAGGGCATCGGCTACGAGATCGCGGCCGGACTGGGCAGCCTCGGCTACCGCGTCGGGGTGGGAGCCCGCGACGCGACCCGACGCGAAGCCGCAGTCGCCAAACTGCGCGCCGCCGGCGTGGACGCGTTCGGGGTACCGCTGGACGTGACCGACGACCGCAGCGTCACCGCCGCCGCGGAACTGGTCGAACGACTGGCCGGACGCCTGGACGCCCTGGTCAACAACGCCGGCATCCCGGGCGAGATGGGCCCGGGATGGCTGCAGGAGCCGACCACGCTCGACCTGGACGTGGTCCGCACCGTCGTGGACACCAACGTCATCGGCGTCGTCCGGGTCACCAACGCGATGCTGCCACTGCTGCGGCGCTCCGCCTCCCCCCGCATCGTCAACGTCTCCAGCAGCGTCGGCTCCCTGACCCGACAGGCGGACCCGGACATCGAGGTCGGCCCCGTCATGGCGGCCTACGCACCGTCGAAGTCCTTTCTCAACGCCCTCACCCTGCAGTACGCCCGACAGTTCGCCGGTACCGGCATCCTCATCAACGCCGCCTGCCCGGGCCTGGTCGCGACCGACTTCACCGGCTTCCACGGACCCCGCACCCCCGCACAGGGGGCGGCCACCCCGATCCGGCTCGCCACCCTCCCCGACGGCGGCCCGACCGGTTCCTTCTTCGAGGACGACGGCGTCGTCCCCTGGTGATCACCAACCCGCCGCGGATTCCCCCTGCCTCGGCATGGGCCCGCCCGTGATCCAGGAGCGACGACCCCGCTCCCGCACCCCGGAACCCCCACGGGCCCGCCCCTCCCCGCACACGGCGGAGGGGCGGGCCCGTGGGCGTGGTGGTCAGCGCTTGCTTCCCGCCAGGTCGTCGAACATGGCGGACAGGAACTCGCTGCACCAGGTGAGGAGTTCGCGGCCGACCAGCGGCTTGCCGCCGATCCGGCCGGTGGACGGGCGGGGTACCAGGATCTGCTGGGCGGTGGCCTTCACCTGGCTGCGCGGGTAGAGCCGATTGAGGCGCAACTCCTGGGACTCGCGCAGGTCGACCGGGCCGAAGCGGACGTTGGCGCCCTGCAGGGTGATGTCGCTGATGCCGCAGCGCCGCGCGTACAGCCGCAGCGCGGCGACCAGCAGCAGGTTCTCCACGGCCTCCGGCAACTTGCCGTAGCGGTCGGTGAGTTCCTCGCGGACGTGGACGATGTCGTCCTCGGAGTTGACCGCCGCGATCGAGCGGTAGGCCTGCAGGCGCAGCCGCTCGCCGGGGGCGTAGTCGTGCGGGACGTGGGCGTCGACGGGCAGCTCGATCTTGACGTCGAGCGGCTCCTCCTCCGGCGCCGCGCCGCCGTTGGCCAGCGACTCGCGGAACTCGGCGACGGCCTCACCGACCATCCGCATGTAGAGGTCGAAGCCGACCCCGGCGATGTGGCCGGACTGCTCGCCGCCGAGCAGGTTGCCGGCGCCGCGGATCTCCAGGTCCTTCATGGCGACGTACATGCCGGCGCCCATCTCGGTGTGCTGGGCGATGGTGGCGAGCCGCTCGTGGGCGGTCTCGGTGAGCGGCTTCTCCGGCGGGTACAGCATGTAGGCGTAGCCGCGCTCGCGGCCACGGCCGACCCGGCCGCGCAGCTGGTGCAGCTGGGAGAGGCCGAAGGTGTCGCCGCGCTCGACGATCAGGGTGTTGGCGTTGGAGATGTCGATGCCGGACTCGACGATGGTGGTGGCCACCAGGACGTCGAATTCCTTCTCCCAGAAGTCGACGACGACCTTCTCCAGCAGGTTCTCCCCCATCTGCCCGTGGGCGGTGGCGATCCGCGCCTCGGGCACGAGCTCCTTCAGCCGGGCGGCCGCCTTGTCGATCGACTCGACCCGGTTGTGGATGTAGAACACCTGGCCCTCGCGCAGGAGTTCACGCCGGACGGCGGCCGAGATCTGCTTCTCGTCGTACGGGCCGACGAAGGTCAGCACCGGGTGGCGCTCCTCCGGCGGGGTGGTGATGGTGGACATCTCCCGGATGCCGGTGACGGCCATCTCCAGGGTGCGCGGGATCGGGGTGGCCGACATGGTCAGCACGTCCACGTTGGCGCGCAGCTTCTTCAGCTGCTCCTTGTGCTCCACACCGAAGCGCTGCTCCTCGTCGACGATCACCAGGCCGAGGTCCTTGAACCTGGTCTCGGAGGAGAACAGCCGGTGGGTGCCGATGACGACGTCCACCGAGCCCGCGAACAGGCCCTCCAGGACGGCCTTCGCCTCGGAGTCGCTCTGGAACCGCGACAGTGCCTTCACCGTGACGGGGAAGTTCGCGTAGCGCTCGGCGAAGGTCGAGAAGTGCTGCTGGACCAGCAGCGTGGTGGGCACCAGCACCGCCACCTGCTTGCCGTCCTGGACGGCCTTGAAGGCGGCCCGCACCGCGATCTCGGTCTTGCCGTAGCCGACGTCGCCGCAGATCAGCCGGTCCATCGGGACGGACTTCTCCATGTCCGACTTGACCTCGGCGATGGTGGTCAGCTGGTCGGGCGTCTCCGCGTACGGGAAGGCGTCCTCCAGCTCGCGCTGCCAGGGGGTGTCCGGGCCGAAGGTGTGGCCGGGCGCCGCCATCCGCGCCGAGTAGAGCTTGATCAGGTCGCCGGCGATCTCGCGGACGGCCTTCTTGGCCTTCTGCTTGGTCTTCGCCCAGTCCGCGCCGCCGAGCCGGTGCAGGGTGGGGGCCTCGCCGCCGACGTACTTGGTGACCTGGTCGAGCTGGTCGGTCGGCACGAACAGCCGGTCGCCGGGGTGGCCGCGCTTGGCGGGGGCGTACTCCAGCACCAGGTACTCGCGGGTCGCGCCCTGGACGGTGCGCTGCACCATCTCGACGTACTTGCCGACGCCGTGCGCCTCGTGGACGACGTAGTCGCCGGCGGCCAGCGCCAGCGGGTCGATGGCGTTGCGGCGCCGCGAGGGCATCCGGCGCATGTCCTTGGTGGAGGACTTCTGGCCGGACAGGTCGGTCTCGGTGATGACGGTGAGCTTCAGCGTCTCGTCGACGAAGCCGTGCTCGATCGAGCCGCAGGAGACGTACACGACGTCCCGGGTCGGCGCCTCGGCGAGGTCGGCGACCAGGCGGGCCGGGATGCCCTCGTTGCCGAGCACCTCGGCGAGCCGGGAGGCCGGGCCGTGGCCCTCGGTCACCATGACGACCCGCCAGTCGGCGGCCAGCCGCTCCTTGGCGTCGGCGATCGCGCGGGCGGTGTCGCCCCGGTAGGCCTCCACGGCGTGCATGCCGAGGGTCAGCGTGTTCGTGTCGCTGTACTCATCAGCGGCTCCGCCGCGGGCCAGCACCGAGCCGACCGAGGAGTCGCTGGTGGCGAACGGGCTGACCGACCACCAGGGCAGGCCGATGCCGGCCGCGTGCTCGCGGACGTCGGCCAGCGACCAGAGCGAGGCGGCCGACACGTCGATCGCCTCGACGTCGATCGGGCGGTCCCCGCCGGAGGCGGCGGCCACCCAGGAGGCGTGCAGGAACTCCTGACTGGTCGCCACCAGGTCGGCGGCCCTGGTCCGGACCCGCTCCGGGTCGCAGACCACGGTGACGCTGCCGGCCGGCAGGACGTCCAGCAGCAGCTCCATGTCGTCGACCAGCACGGGTGCCAGCGACTCCATGCCCTCGACCGCGATGCCCTGAGCGATCTTGTCGAGGATCTCGCGCAGCTCCGGATGCGCCTCGGCCAGTTCGGCGGCCCGGGCCCGCACCGCGTCGGTCAGCAGCAGCTCCCGGCAGGGCGGCGCCCACAGGCCGTGCTCGGCGATCTCCAGGGAGCGCTGGTCGGCGACCTTGAAGTAGCGGATCTCCTCCACCTCGTCGCCCCAGAACTCCACCCGCAGCGGGTGCTCCTCGGTCGGCGGGAAGACGTCCAGGATGCCGCCGCGGACGGCGAACTCACCGCGCTTCTCGACCAGTTCGACCCGGGAGTAGGCGGCGGCCGCGAGCCCCCGGGCGATCGTCCCCAGGTCGTGCGTCTGCCCCCGCAGCAGCGCCACCGGCTCCAGCTCGGCCAGGCCCTTCACCTGCGGCTGCAGCACCGAGCGGACGGGTGCCACGATCACCTGGACCGGCCCGGCCGCCGGATCGTCCGCGCGCGGGTGGACGATCCG
The sequence above is a segment of the Kitasatospora sp. NBC_00240 genome. Coding sequences within it:
- a CDS encoding SDR family oxidoreductase, which encodes MSETNIALVTGANKGIGYEIAAGLGSLGYRVGVGARDATRREAAVAKLRAAGVDAFGVPLDVTDDRSVTAAAELVERLAGRLDALVNNAGIPGEMGPGWLQEPTTLDLDVVRTVVDTNVIGVVRVTNAMLPLLRRSASPRIVNVSSSVGSLTRQADPDIEVGPVMAAYAPSKSFLNALTLQYARQFAGTGILINAACPGLVATDFTGFHGPRTPAQGAATPIRLATLPDGGPTGSFFEDDGVVPW
- a CDS encoding LysR family transcriptional regulator codes for the protein MDTLETRELRYFVAVAEELHFGRAAECLGMAQPPLSRAIQQLERRLGVSLLERNRRGVRLTGAGEMLLREGRAALDAAAAAVRRTRRAGGAGGADSPGGPRGRLVLAVKAAASHDLLRKLLDAYAAEPDSAEIEVLPCGLCEQEELLRDGRADVALMHTPWNSLTGFDSEALEAEGQVALLPAGHPLAARETLSLAEVRDIPGLPLARWPTRGTYAPGPGPEIQNQTQLAQLIALGRTVAVVPESARSWLWAEHAAVPLADAPSVVTHIAWPAHSRSLALAGLVRTAARLWPGQNAEQ
- the mfd gene encoding transcription-repair coupling factor, with product MSLTGLLDVVARDAALAEAIEAATATGASAGARQHLDLVGPPAARPFAVAALARALASRADGERGRPVLAVTATGREAEDLAASLRSLLPADAVAEFPAWETLPHERLSPRSDTVGRRLAVLRRIVHPRADDPAAGPVQVIVAPVRSVLQPQVKGLAELEPVALLRGQTHDLGTIARGLAAAAYSRVELVEKRGEFAVRGGILDVFPPTEEHPLRVEFWGDEVEEIRYFKVADQRSLEIAEHGLWAPPCRELLLTDAVRARAAELAEAHPELREILDKIAQGIAVEGMESLAPVLVDDMELLLDVLPAGSVTVVCDPERVRTRAADLVATSQEFLHASWVAAASGGDRPIDVEAIDVSAASLWSLADVREHAAGIGLPWWSVSPFATSDSSVGSVLARGGAADEYSDTNTLTLGMHAVEAYRGDTARAIADAKERLAADWRVVMVTEGHGPASRLAEVLGNEGIPARLVADLAEAPTRDVVYVSCGSIEHGFVDETLKLTVITETDLSGQKSSTKDMRRMPSRRRNAIDPLALAAGDYVVHEAHGVGKYVEMVQRTVQGATREYLVLEYAPAKRGHPGDRLFVPTDQLDQVTKYVGGEAPTLHRLGGADWAKTKQKAKKAVREIAGDLIKLYSARMAAPGHTFGPDTPWQRELEDAFPYAETPDQLTTIAEVKSDMEKSVPMDRLICGDVGYGKTEIAVRAAFKAVQDGKQVAVLVPTTLLVQQHFSTFAERYANFPVTVKALSRFQSDSEAKAVLEGLFAGSVDVVIGTHRLFSSETRFKDLGLVIVDEEQRFGVEHKEQLKKLRANVDVLTMSATPIPRTLEMAVTGIREMSTITTPPEERHPVLTFVGPYDEKQISAAVRRELLREGQVFYIHNRVESIDKAAARLKELVPEARIATAHGQMGENLLEKVVVDFWEKEFDVLVATTIVESGIDISNANTLIVERGDTFGLSQLHQLRGRVGRGRERGYAYMLYPPEKPLTETAHERLATIAQHTEMGAGMYVAMKDLEIRGAGNLLGGEQSGHIAGVGFDLYMRMVGEAVAEFRESLANGGAAPEEEPLDVKIELPVDAHVPHDYAPGERLRLQAYRSIAAVNSEDDIVHVREELTDRYGKLPEAVENLLLVAALRLYARRCGISDITLQGANVRFGPVDLRESQELRLNRLYPRSQVKATAQQILVPRPSTGRIGGKPLVGRELLTWCSEFLSAMFDDLAGSKR